One Pullulanibacillus sp. KACC 23026 DNA segment encodes these proteins:
- a CDS encoding acetamidase/formamidase family protein, with product MTIHQHQHLHHTIHDMKSHMHYGWDRDNQPILEIEPGQSVGFEIIECSGGQLSKNAKAEDLLNFDFEKLNPVSGPLYVKGAEPGDTLEIDILDFRSLEWGWTGVIPGFGLLADEFKEPLIKTYDLTHRNKTEFLPGIDLFIKPFPGTIGVALPEHGHFNVVPPRKNGGNLDIRHLTRGTKLYLPVWVEGALFSVGDTHAAQGDGEVCGTAIEASMEINLRFKLHKGKQIQEARYEIPGPPTPEADSRGYYVTTGHGEDLFKASQNAIRYMIEYLMDTYGLTAGEAYMLCSVAVDLRINEIVDAPNWLVSAFLPRAIFN from the coding sequence ATGACCATTCATCAACATCAGCATCTTCACCATACGATACATGATATGAAGTCCCATATGCATTATGGCTGGGACAGGGATAATCAGCCTATTCTTGAAATTGAGCCCGGTCAATCGGTGGGGTTTGAAATTATAGAGTGTTCCGGAGGGCAGTTGAGTAAAAATGCGAAGGCGGAGGACCTCCTGAATTTTGATTTTGAAAAGCTCAATCCGGTCTCAGGTCCACTGTATGTTAAAGGTGCAGAACCTGGCGATACGTTAGAAATTGACATTCTTGATTTCCGTTCTTTAGAGTGGGGATGGACGGGTGTGATCCCGGGGTTCGGCCTTCTGGCAGACGAGTTTAAAGAGCCGCTTATCAAAACTTATGATTTAACTCATCGCAACAAAACGGAATTTTTGCCCGGTATCGATTTGTTTATTAAGCCATTCCCTGGCACGATTGGTGTTGCACTTCCTGAACATGGCCATTTTAATGTGGTACCGCCTCGAAAAAATGGTGGCAATTTAGATATCCGTCATTTAACACGTGGAACCAAATTGTATCTGCCTGTTTGGGTAGAGGGGGCTTTATTTTCCGTTGGGGATACGCATGCGGCACAGGGAGATGGTGAAGTTTGCGGGACGGCCATTGAAGCTTCGATGGAAATTAATCTTCGTTTCAAGCTACATAAGGGGAAACAGATCCAAGAAGCTCGTTATGAAATTCCTGGACCGCCAACGCCAGAAGCGGATAGTCGAGGTTACTACGTTACAACGGGTCACGGTGAGGATTTATTTAAGGCTTCACAAAATGCCATCCGTTATATGATCGAGTACTTAATGGATACATACGGGTTAACAGCTGGTGAAGCCTACATGCTTTGTAGTGTCGCAGTGGATTTGCGAATCAATGAAATTGTTGACGCACCGAATTGGCTTGTCTCTGCCTTTTTGCCGCGCGCCATCTTTAACTGA